A window of the Paraburkholderia sp. ZP32-5 genome harbors these coding sequences:
- a CDS encoding DUF1338 domain-containing protein, whose amino-acid sequence MRNLKNANVEQLLVKLLGAEKTVRLFATLNHPQVLNEWESGSVTRAEIAQAMNLALFDDLLARSANGRRYTKETIEAGGSVYFDHGALRTVRWSHNGALPPGEAAFARILRPLGFRINGRYPLDRLGMTGRAWAHDDAPDEIAQFFVSELHPERFSAEFQQAVTNVIGNSRDPLTPRASGQLWELERDGVLPLEAAHELLPVIVGAFARQHDMPREADYDVLLKESAEMAWIATEGNAFNHATDRVADVFKLSDDEKAKGRPMKPEVEQSRSGRVFQTAYRADIVPREFRAADGSVVTRDVPGSFYEFITRKRSFDQDARRWETDLRFDAGNAQGIFRMTASQAA is encoded by the coding sequence ATGCGAAACCTGAAGAATGCGAATGTCGAACAATTGCTGGTGAAGCTGCTGGGCGCGGAAAAAACCGTGCGGCTCTTTGCGACGCTGAATCATCCGCAAGTGTTGAATGAATGGGAAAGCGGCAGCGTGACCCGCGCCGAAATCGCGCAGGCGATGAACTTGGCGCTGTTCGACGACCTGCTCGCGCGTTCGGCGAACGGCCGGCGCTATACCAAAGAAACGATCGAAGCCGGCGGCAGTGTGTACTTCGATCACGGCGCGCTGCGCACCGTGCGCTGGTCACACAATGGCGCATTGCCGCCCGGCGAGGCCGCGTTTGCGCGCATTCTGCGGCCGCTCGGCTTTCGCATCAACGGCCGCTATCCGCTCGATCGCCTCGGCATGACCGGTCGCGCGTGGGCGCATGACGACGCGCCCGACGAGATCGCGCAGTTCTTCGTCAGCGAACTGCATCCCGAGCGCTTTTCGGCTGAGTTCCAGCAGGCGGTGACGAATGTGATCGGCAACTCGCGCGATCCGTTGACGCCGCGCGCGAGCGGTCAACTGTGGGAGCTCGAGCGCGACGGTGTGTTGCCGCTCGAAGCGGCGCATGAATTGCTACCGGTGATCGTCGGCGCGTTCGCGCGTCAGCACGACATGCCACGCGAAGCCGATTACGACGTATTGTTGAAGGAATCGGCGGAAATGGCGTGGATCGCAACCGAAGGCAACGCGTTCAATCACGCGACGGATCGCGTCGCGGACGTGTTCAAACTGTCGGACGACGAGAAGGCGAAGGGTCGTCCGATGAAGCCGGAAGTCGAGCAGTCGCGTTCCGGCCGCGTATTCCAGACCGCGTATCGCGCGGATATCGTGCCGCGCGAATTTCGCGCGGCCGACGGCAGTGTCGTCACGCGCGACGTGCCGGGCTCGTTCTACGAGTTCATCACGCGCAAGCGCAGTTTCGATCAGGACGCGCGCCGCTGGGAAACGGACCTGCGTTTCGACGCGGGCAACGCACAGGGCATCTTCCGGATGACCGCAAGCCAGGCGGCCTGA
- a CDS encoding LysR substrate-binding domain-containing protein: MRKFKIPNMGALLAFEAAARHESFTHAARELFLTESAVSRQINTLESNLGVRLFVRVKQRVVLTRAGKVYSAQVRRSLEHLDRDTLSIIAHGSGGGYLELAVLPTFASQWLIPRMAAFNRQCPDVRVNMGVRTATFPFADTHFEAAIHYGKPTWPGTSADFLFREEVVPVCAASLLKRRIRNAAELLDYPLLHSTTRPNGWATWFANLDVDDIRTMQGVRYELHTMLISAAAAGLGIALVPRFFVDTQLQQLGLVIPFDAPAVTDAAYYLVYPTELSHGKPLASFREWLLQEAAAYGVIFPELAQRPEGA; encoded by the coding sequence GTGCGAAAGTTCAAGATCCCGAACATGGGCGCGCTGCTCGCTTTCGAAGCCGCCGCGCGACACGAAAGCTTCACGCATGCGGCGCGCGAACTGTTCCTCACCGAGAGCGCGGTATCGCGGCAGATCAATACGCTCGAAAGCAATCTCGGCGTGCGGCTGTTCGTGCGCGTCAAGCAGCGTGTGGTGCTGACACGTGCCGGCAAGGTCTATAGCGCGCAGGTGAGGCGCTCGCTCGAACACCTGGACCGCGACACGCTGTCGATCATCGCGCACGGCAGCGGCGGCGGTTATCTGGAACTCGCAGTATTGCCGACCTTTGCATCGCAATGGCTGATTCCGCGGATGGCCGCATTCAATCGGCAGTGCCCGGACGTGCGTGTGAACATGGGCGTGCGCACCGCCACTTTCCCGTTTGCCGACACACATTTCGAAGCCGCGATCCACTACGGCAAGCCGACGTGGCCGGGCACGTCGGCGGATTTTCTGTTCCGCGAGGAAGTGGTGCCGGTGTGCGCGGCGAGTCTGCTGAAGCGGCGCATTCGCAACGCCGCCGAACTGCTCGACTATCCGCTGCTGCATTCGACCACGCGGCCCAATGGTTGGGCGACATGGTTCGCCAATCTCGATGTCGACGATATCCGCACGATGCAGGGCGTGCGCTACGAACTTCACACCATGTTGATTAGCGCGGCCGCAGCCGGGCTCGGCATTGCGCTGGTACCGCGCTTTTTCGTCGACACGCAATTGCAGCAGCTCGGCCTCGTGATTCCGTTCGATGCGCCCGCCGTCACCGACGCGGCGTACTACCTCGTCTATCCGACCGAGTTGAGCCACGGCAAGCCGCTTGCGAGTTTCCGCGAGTGGCTGTTGCAGGAGGCCGCCGCGTATGGGGTGATTTTTCCGGAGTTGGCGCAGCGGCCTGAAGGCGCGTGA
- a CDS encoding 4-hydroxyphenylpyruvate dioxygenase family protein has product MPSDLPTPEAAQRAVSAPEHNPLGTAGLEFVEFAAQDPRALGEVFTRLGFKAIARHISKDVTLYRQGEMNFLINAEPDSFAARYAEEYGVGICAIGIRVADAQRAFARAVELGAWEFEGERLGAGELLIPAIQGIGDSHIYFVDRWRGRGGQRGGLGDISIFDIDFRPIEIDTAEADLKHAGSGLIAVDHLTQTVGEGRMQEWIDFYRDLLNFREIHELHANWHVSAESRVMVSPCGAIRVPLYEEGTRRTNLMHDYLPDHPGEGVQHIALATDDIFTCVERLLANGVEFVEPPARYYDQLDARLPGHGLDVERLRRTHVLVDGEIGADGVPLLFFQTFVRRRTGEIFFEIVQRQGHHGFGEGNLAALAQARDGN; this is encoded by the coding sequence ATGCCCAGCGACTTGCCCACTCCCGAGGCCGCGCAGCGCGCCGTGTCGGCGCCTGAGCACAATCCGCTCGGCACCGCCGGCCTCGAATTCGTGGAGTTTGCCGCGCAGGATCCGCGCGCGCTCGGCGAAGTCTTCACGCGGCTCGGCTTCAAGGCGATCGCGCGCCATATCAGCAAGGACGTCACGCTGTACCGCCAGGGCGAGATGAATTTCCTGATCAACGCGGAGCCCGATTCGTTCGCCGCGCGCTACGCCGAAGAGTATGGCGTCGGCATCTGCGCGATCGGGATTCGCGTCGCCGACGCGCAACGCGCGTTTGCGCGCGCGGTGGAACTCGGCGCGTGGGAGTTCGAGGGCGAGCGCCTCGGCGCCGGCGAGTTGCTGATTCCGGCGATCCAGGGCATTGGCGATTCGCACATCTATTTCGTCGATCGCTGGCGCGGACGCGGCGGCCAGCGTGGCGGCCTCGGCGATATTTCGATCTTCGACATCGACTTCCGCCCAATTGAAATCGACACGGCCGAGGCCGATCTGAAGCACGCAGGCAGTGGCCTGATCGCGGTCGATCATCTGACGCAGACGGTCGGCGAAGGCCGCATGCAGGAATGGATCGACTTCTATCGCGATCTGCTCAACTTCCGCGAGATTCACGAACTGCACGCGAACTGGCACGTATCGGCGGAATCGCGCGTGATGGTGTCGCCGTGCGGCGCGATTCGCGTGCCGCTCTATGAGGAAGGCACGCGCCGGACCAATCTGATGCACGACTATCTGCCCGACCATCCGGGCGAAGGCGTGCAGCATATCGCGCTCGCCACCGACGATATCTTCACGTGCGTCGAGCGCCTGCTTGCCAATGGCGTCGAATTCGTCGAGCCGCCGGCGCGCTATTACGATCAGCTCGATGCGCGTTTGCCGGGCCATGGTCTCGATGTCGAGCGGCTGCGCCGCACGCACGTGCTGGTGGATGGCGAAATCGGCGCGGACGGCGTGCCGCTGCTGTTTTTTCAGACCTTCGTGCGCCGTCGCACCGGCGAGATTTTCTTCGAGATCGTGCAGCGCCAGGGGCATCACGGCTTCGGCGAAGGCAATCTCGCCGCGCTCGCGCAGGCGCGCGACGGCAACTGA
- the pcaQ gene encoding pca operon transcription factor PcaQ, whose product MQRSLADSRVKFRHLQCFLAVAQFGSVQRAADSLSITQPAVSKTVAELEAILGVKLFERGRHGAVPTREGQLFMPHASACVSALRQGVDLLARAEGAAAATLEIGVLPTVAAVLVPPVLRQFAAHWPRVIVRLATGANPELLERLKAGTIEFAIGRLADPERMVGLSFEQLFTEPLIAVVRAGHPLAQGPGLPATSLEEFPIVLPPFGTLIRQSAESLLGAWGVPPLSAFVEVLSVSTGRALALENGAVWFVPRSAVEYELAHGMLVRLPLPAAGTGEPVGLIRRSDTQPSAVGRAFIDAVREVARDRMAAASGKDADNGAGKTGRKTAKRRGQRSGQSRADTQL is encoded by the coding sequence ATGCAACGCAGCCTCGCGGATAGCCGCGTCAAATTCCGTCATCTCCAGTGCTTTCTGGCCGTCGCGCAGTTCGGCAGCGTCCAGCGGGCAGCCGATAGTCTGTCCATCACGCAGCCTGCGGTGTCGAAAACGGTCGCCGAACTGGAGGCGATTCTGGGCGTGAAGCTGTTCGAGCGCGGCCGTCACGGCGCGGTGCCGACGCGCGAAGGGCAGCTTTTCATGCCGCACGCGAGCGCCTGCGTCAGCGCGCTGCGCCAGGGCGTCGATCTGCTCGCGCGGGCGGAGGGCGCGGCCGCGGCGACGCTCGAAATCGGCGTGCTGCCGACCGTCGCGGCGGTACTGGTACCGCCGGTGCTCAGGCAGTTCGCCGCGCATTGGCCGCGCGTGATCGTGCGGCTTGCGACCGGCGCGAATCCGGAACTGCTCGAACGCCTGAAGGCAGGCACGATCGAGTTTGCGATCGGCCGCCTCGCGGACCCCGAGCGGATGGTCGGTCTGAGCTTCGAGCAATTGTTTACCGAGCCGCTGATCGCGGTCGTGCGGGCCGGGCATCCGCTCGCGCAAGGGCCGGGCTTGCCGGCTACCTCGCTGGAAGAATTCCCGATCGTGCTGCCGCCGTTCGGCACGCTGATCCGCCAGTCGGCGGAAAGTCTGCTGGGCGCGTGGGGCGTGCCGCCGTTGTCGGCATTCGTCGAGGTGCTGTCGGTATCGACGGGGCGTGCGCTGGCGCTCGAAAACGGCGCGGTGTGGTTCGTGCCGCGCAGCGCGGTCGAATACGAACTCGCGCACGGCATGTTGGTGCGCTTGCCGCTGCCGGCCGCGGGCACCGGCGAGCCGGTTGGCCTGATCCGCCGCTCGGATACGCAGCCGTCGGCGGTCGGGCGGGCGTTTATCGACGCGGTGCGCGAGGTTGCGCGCGACAGGATGGCCGCGGCGTCGGGTAAGGACGCGGACAACGGCGCCGGGAAAACCGGCCGCAAGACCGCGAAAAGGCGTGGGCAGCGATCGGGGCAAAGTCGCGCGGACACACAGCTGTAG
- the pcaH gene encoding protocatechuate 3,4-dioxygenase subunit beta, protein MEDSSLTQREFASHPQYIYPPYGSSVKRGPTRPLIPLKEKLRDQRVPVYGTEDLGALDHDLTRNAARNGEPLGERIIVTGRVLDEGGRPVRNTLVEIWQANAAGRYVHKADQHDAPLDPNFLGAGRCITDSDGRYRFLTIKPGAYPWGNHPNAWRPQHIHFSLFGDHFGSRLVTQMYFPGDPLLAFDPIYQGTPEQARERMVSKFSLDITEEAYALGYDFDIVLRGPNETPMER, encoded by the coding sequence ATGGAAGACTCTTCCCTCACCCAGCGCGAGTTCGCGTCGCATCCCCAGTACATCTATCCGCCGTACGGTTCGTCGGTCAAACGCGGCCCGACGCGTCCGCTGATTCCGCTGAAGGAAAAGCTGCGCGACCAGCGCGTGCCGGTCTACGGCACCGAAGACCTCGGCGCGCTCGACCACGATCTGACGCGCAACGCAGCACGCAACGGCGAGCCGCTCGGCGAACGCATCATCGTGACCGGTCGCGTGCTCGACGAAGGCGGCCGCCCGGTGCGCAACACGCTGGTCGAAATCTGGCAGGCCAACGCCGCCGGCCGCTACGTGCACAAAGCCGACCAGCACGACGCGCCGCTCGATCCGAACTTCCTCGGCGCGGGGCGCTGCATCACTGATAGCGACGGCCGCTACCGCTTTCTGACCATCAAGCCGGGCGCGTATCCGTGGGGCAACCATCCGAACGCATGGCGCCCGCAGCATATCCACTTCTCGCTGTTCGGCGACCACTTCGGCTCGCGTCTCGTCACGCAGATGTACTTCCCCGGCGACCCGCTGCTCGCGTTCGACCCGATTTATCAGGGCACACCGGAGCAGGCGCGTGAACGCATGGTGTCGAAGTTCTCGCTCGACATCACGGAAGAAGCCTATGCGCTCGGCTACGATTTCGACATCGTGCTGCGCGGCCCGAACGAAACCCCGATGGAGCGCTAA
- the pcaG gene encoding protocatechuate 3,4-dioxygenase subunit alpha yields the protein MTTLKQTPSQTVGPYFAYGLCPQQYDFDYKSLFTHVLADMEAAGEHITIVGQVFDGDGKVVGDAMVEMSQVDSNGHYPESREEIRKSGFHGFARVGTGTDPQQRFIVETVKPGRANPGEAPHINVILTMRGMLLHTFTRIYFDDEAQANESDAVLAAVPAERRGTLIARRAPGAANVYRFDIHMQGDKETVFFDL from the coding sequence ATGACGACTCTCAAGCAAACGCCTTCGCAAACCGTTGGCCCGTACTTCGCCTACGGTCTTTGCCCGCAGCAATACGATTTCGACTACAAGAGCCTGTTCACGCACGTGCTGGCCGACATGGAAGCGGCCGGCGAGCACATCACCATCGTCGGTCAGGTGTTCGACGGCGACGGCAAGGTGGTCGGCGACGCGATGGTCGAGATGTCACAGGTGGATTCGAACGGGCACTATCCCGAATCGCGCGAGGAAATCCGGAAGAGCGGCTTTCACGGCTTTGCGCGCGTCGGCACGGGCACCGATCCGCAGCAGCGCTTTATCGTCGAGACGGTGAAGCCGGGCCGCGCGAATCCCGGCGAAGCGCCGCATATCAACGTGATCCTGACGATGCGCGGCATGCTGCTGCACACGTTCACGCGCATTTACTTCGATGACGAAGCGCAGGCAAACGAAAGCGACGCAGTGCTGGCAGCGGTGCCGGCCGAGCGCCGCGGCACGCTGATCGCGCGTCGGGCTCCGGGTGCGGCCAATGTGTATCGCTTCGATATCCACATGCAAGGCGACAAGGAAACCGTGTTTTTCGATCTGTGA